Proteins co-encoded in one Paracrocinitomix mangrovi genomic window:
- the asnS gene encoding asparagine--tRNA ligase, with protein sequence MKRTEIKQLLAEEKIGAEVNVKGWVKAFRSNRFIQINDGSTIKNIQAVVDFEKIDESVLSKVSTAAAVSVTGNVVASQGSGQSIEIEVSAIEVLGEANPDEVSKTVMQPKKHSMEFLREQAHLRFRTNTFGAVFRIRHAVAYAIHKYFNDNGYYYIHTPIVTGSDAEGAGEMFRVSTLDPKNPPLKDDGSVNWEEDFFGKETNLTVSGQLEAELAALALSKVYTFGPTFRAENSNTARHLAEFWMIEPEVAFADIVDNMDLAEDFLTYVVKYIMENNADDLEFLNEREVKEDSTKPQAERNEMPLIERLKFVVENNFERITYTEAINILLNSKPYKKNKFKFPVEWGSDLQSEHERFLVEKHFNKPVIITDYPASFKAFYMRLNEKKDGVPGDTVAAMDILFPGIGEIIGGSQREERYDVLKQKIAEFNIPEEELWWYLETRKFGTVPHAGFGLGFERMVMFVTGMTNIRDVIPFPRTPKKAEF encoded by the coding sequence ATGAAAAGAACTGAAATCAAACAACTATTAGCCGAAGAGAAAATTGGCGCAGAAGTAAATGTTAAAGGATGGGTAAAAGCCTTTAGATCTAATAGATTTATTCAGATCAATGATGGTTCTACTATCAAGAATATTCAAGCGGTTGTAGATTTTGAAAAAATAGACGAGTCTGTCCTTTCAAAAGTATCTACTGCTGCTGCTGTAAGTGTCACAGGAAATGTTGTTGCCTCTCAAGGGAGTGGTCAGTCAATAGAAATTGAAGTATCTGCTATTGAAGTTTTAGGAGAAGCAAATCCGGATGAAGTAAGTAAAACGGTAATGCAACCTAAAAAACATTCAATGGAGTTTTTGAGAGAACAGGCTCATTTGAGATTTAGAACGAACACTTTTGGTGCTGTTTTCAGAATCAGACATGCTGTAGCATATGCCATTCACAAATACTTCAATGACAATGGATATTACTATATCCATACTCCTATTGTAACTGGTTCAGATGCTGAGGGTGCAGGAGAAATGTTCCGTGTATCAACCTTAGACCCAAAAAACCCACCATTGAAAGATGACGGTTCTGTTAATTGGGAAGAAGACTTTTTTGGTAAAGAAACTAACCTTACTGTTTCTGGTCAATTAGAAGCTGAATTGGCTGCCTTGGCATTGAGCAAGGTTTATACTTTTGGTCCGACATTTAGAGCGGAAAACTCTAACACTGCAAGACACCTTGCAGAATTTTGGATGATTGAGCCGGAAGTTGCTTTTGCAGACATTGTTGACAATATGGATTTAGCAGAAGATTTTCTTACTTATGTAGTGAAGTACATAATGGAAAACAATGCTGATGATTTGGAATTCTTAAATGAAAGAGAAGTTAAAGAAGACAGCACTAAACCTCAGGCTGAAAGAAATGAAATGCCTTTAATTGAGCGTTTAAAATTTGTGGTTGAAAATAACTTTGAAAGAATTACATATACAGAGGCCATCAACATATTGCTGAACTCAAAGCCTTACAAAAAGAACAAATTCAAATTCCCGGTTGAATGGGGATCTGATTTACAATCTGAGCACGAGCGATTTTTAGTTGAAAAACACTTTAACAAGCCTGTTATAATCACGGATTATCCCGCTTCTTTTAAAGCATTTTATATGCGATTAAATGAGAAGAAAGATGGTGTTCCGGGTGATACGGTTGCTGCAATGGATATTTTATTCCCAGGAATTGGAGAAATCATTGGAGGTTCACAAAGAGAAGAACGTTATGATGTTTTGAAACAAAAAATTGCTGAATTCAATATCCCTGAAGAAGAATTGTGGTGGTATTTAGAAACCAGAAAATTTGGAACAGTTCCGCATGCAGGATTTGGGTTAGGGTTTGAAAGAATGGTAATGTTTGTTACAGGAATGACCAATATTAGAGACGTTATTCCATTCCCTAGAACTCCGAAAAAAGCTGAATTCTAA